In one window of Sporomusaceae bacterium FL31 DNA:
- the nusA gene encoding transcription termination/antitermination protein NusA, giving the protein MNAEFMQAFEQLGKEKGIAPEILFDAIEAALISAYKRNFGSAQNVRVSLDRNTGEIHVFARKNIVETVTDSRLEMDLPEAQNLDRRYELDDVVEVEVTPKDFGRIAAQTAKQVVVQRIREAERGIIYEEFSNRESDILTGIVQRIEQKNVFIDLGKAEAILAPSEQISGEHYRHGDRLKTYIIEVKKTTKGPQILVSRTHPGLLKRLFELEVPEIHDGIVEIKSVAREPGLRSKIAVYSRDENVDPVGSCVGHKGMRVQTIVDELRGEKIDIVKWNADPTKYIANALSPAKVISVEVNEAEKLSKVVVPDYQLSLAIGKEGQNARLAAKLTGWKIDIKSESQAQSAS; this is encoded by the coding sequence GTGAACGCAGAGTTCATGCAAGCATTTGAACAACTTGGTAAAGAAAAGGGAATCGCTCCAGAAATTTTGTTTGACGCAATTGAGGCTGCGCTAATTTCAGCTTATAAACGCAATTTCGGATCAGCGCAAAATGTACGGGTTTCGCTGGACCGTAATACTGGAGAAATCCACGTTTTTGCCCGTAAGAACATTGTCGAGACAGTGACTGATTCACGTTTGGAAATGGATCTTCCTGAAGCGCAAAATTTAGACCGTCGTTACGAGTTAGATGATGTTGTTGAGGTGGAAGTAACGCCAAAAGATTTTGGCCGTATTGCTGCTCAAACAGCAAAACAAGTCGTTGTACAACGCATCCGTGAAGCCGAGCGGGGTATCATTTATGAAGAGTTCTCCAATCGCGAAAGTGATATTTTAACTGGTATTGTCCAAAGAATTGAACAGAAAAATGTTTTTATTGATTTAGGTAAAGCTGAAGCAATTCTTGCACCATCAGAACAAATATCCGGAGAACATTATCGCCATGGCGATCGATTAAAAACCTATATTATTGAGGTAAAGAAAACTACAAAGGGTCCTCAAATTCTTGTATCCCGAACTCATCCAGGCTTATTAAAGAGATTATTTGAGCTGGAAGTACCAGAAATTCATGATGGCATTGTTGAAATTAAGTCGGTTGCACGTGAACCTGGTCTCCGTTCTAAAATTGCCGTTTACTCGCGTGATGAAAATGTTGATCCTGTTGGCTCCTGTGTCGGCCATAAGGGTATGCGTGTTCAAACCATTGTGGATGAACTGCGCGGTGAAAAAATAGATATCGTAAAATGGAATGCAGATCCGACTAAATATATCGCTAACGCGCTAAGTCCAGCAAAAGTAATTTCGGTTGAAGTTAATGAGGCTGAAAAATTATCAAAAGTAGTGGTACCGGATTATCAGTTGTCACTAGCGATTGGTAAAGAAGGCCAAAATGCCCGTCTAGCCGCCAAATTAACAGGCTGGAAAATTGATATTAAAAGTGAATCACAAGCTCAATCAGCATCATAG
- the rimP gene encoding ribosome maturation factor RimP, translating into MSNRIEELVENLVVSMLDNTNIELVDVEYVKERDWYLRVFLDKDGGIEIEDCQWLSEQLENKLDELDPIKDSYYLEVSSPGLDRALKKDKDFSRHIGDMIEINTYAPINGQKILVGKLSGLVDNNIQIDVDGIEMTIPKDKAAQVRLHLEF; encoded by the coding sequence ATGTCAAACCGCATTGAAGAATTGGTTGAAAACTTAGTAGTTAGTATGCTTGATAACACAAATATTGAATTAGTGGACGTTGAGTATGTTAAAGAACGTGATTGGTACTTGCGCGTTTTTCTGGATAAAGACGGCGGCATAGAGATAGAAGATTGTCAATGGCTTAGTGAGCAATTAGAAAACAAGCTAGATGAACTTGACCCAATCAAAGACAGCTATTATTTGGAAGTTTCATCCCCAGGGCTGGATCGTGCACTAAAAAAAGACAAAGATTTTAGTCGCCACATTGGCGATATGATTGAAATCAATACATACGCACCGATTAATGGTCAAAAAATCCTAGTCGGCAAATTAAGTGGTTTAGTTGATAACAATATTCAAATTGATGTCGATGGTATCGAAATGACAATTCCTAAAGACAAAGCGGCCCAGGTCAGGTTACACTTGGAGTTTTGA
- a CDS encoding ArsC family transcriptional regulator produces MNIQIFGTKKCQETKKAERYFKERRITFQFIDLAIKGLSKGELNSVKTAIGLDNLIDTNSKAYQQKNLKYIIHSLEEELLAEPLLFKTPIVRNRQKATVGYQPSIWQAWQNDK; encoded by the coding sequence ATGAACATACAAATCTTTGGTACAAAAAAATGTCAAGAAACGAAAAAGGCTGAAAGGTATTTTAAAGAAAGAAGAATTACCTTTCAATTTATAGATTTAGCGATAAAAGGCCTTAGTAAAGGGGAATTAAATAGCGTCAAGACTGCAATTGGGCTTGATAACCTTATTGATACAAATAGCAAAGCTTATCAACAAAAGAATCTAAAATATATCATCCATAGCCTTGAAGAAGAGCTATTAGCTGAGCCGCTTCTATTTAAAACACCCATCGTCCGGAATAGGCAAAAAGCAACGGTTGGCTATCAGCCATCGATATGGCAAGCGTGGCAAAACGATAAGTAG
- the polC gene encoding DNA polymerase III PolC-type, producing MHSFCIVPNNCENFWLFVSSLPIKEADKAILKQCKIAKVQVDTKKNCWEVFLDTPKSLPDHILSLAAQQLCKNCGIKEVHFIPKIKILNTYLETEWLDFVQHVAKDNPTVKHLLINAKRSFDGKKLIIETSGELSAEIIESHGTIKGIKSFILKEFNQLCEVECITVIDHVGPDLDDDILTPEYLEALNDTGKSTKSQEVNSSPIVFGRNIKDTPQVISAIQDEARNIVVEGKIVNVDTRELRSGRFLLTFDIADSSDGLSAKVFFDDKDKFDKAVGSVTKGMFAKVKGTVQFDKYANELVMFADSMCRLAVSERQDNAPVKRVELHAHTHMSNMDAVVSVKRLINTAAKWGHSAIAITDHGVVQAFPEACEVAAKAKIKVIYGMEGYLFKTEINQANHIVILAQNTIGLRNLYRLVSLAHLKYLHRTPRIPKAVLAEHREGLILGSACEAGELIQAIVNGASEEELVEIANFYDYLEIQPIANNAFLVREGRVRNDDELRQINLKVCELGAKLNKPVVATGDVHFLNPEDEVFRRILMAGKGFSDADNQPPLYFRTTDEMLQEFSYLGKDKAYEAVVENPQRIADMVERFKPIPDELYSPQIPGAEEQIRSMSYQQAESLYGTPLPEVVVSRLNYELNAIINNGFAVLYLIAHKLVKKSLDDGYLVGSRGSVGSSFVATMTNITEVNPLPPHWICPNCKFSEFITDGSYGGGFDLLDKNCPHCSTLLKKDGHDIPFAVFMGFHGDKVPDIDLNFSGDYQPVAHKYTEELFGKDNVFRAGTIATIADKTAFGYVKNYYTEKGLPVRNAYINNVVEGCTGVKRTTGQHPGGIMVVPRDMDVHHFTPIQRPADDKNSSTITTHFDYHSISSRLVKLDILGHDDPTVIKMLEDLTGRDPKTIPFDDAQTMSLFSSTQALNLTPSQLGSTVGTFGIPEFGTKFVRQMLEDTKPKTFSELVRISGFSHGTDVWLNNAQDLIKAGIAKLSDAISARDDIMVYLIHRGVDPQDAFKIMEGVRKGKGVKPEDVAKLRDKNVPEWYIESCQKIKYMFPKAHAVAYVMMAFRIAFCKIHYPLPFYASYFSVRATEFDADLIVQGEQALRNKLAEYEQKGNTLSAKEKSMQTIVEMALEMYLRNFTFDKVDLNRSDATRFLIINNGLLPPLSSLQGLGDSAAQNIVSARQDKPFSSIEDIRVRGRASKTVIDILRGHGCLDELPETDQMMLFA from the coding sequence ATGCATAGTTTCTGTATTGTTCCAAATAACTGCGAAAACTTTTGGCTTTTTGTATCTAGCTTGCCAATTAAAGAAGCAGATAAAGCAATTTTAAAGCAATGTAAAATTGCCAAAGTCCAAGTTGATACAAAAAAAAATTGTTGGGAAGTATTTTTAGATACCCCAAAAAGCTTACCAGATCATATATTATCTTTAGCAGCTCAGCAGCTTTGCAAAAATTGTGGCATTAAAGAAGTGCACTTTATACCGAAAATAAAGATTCTTAACACCTATCTTGAAACTGAATGGCTGGATTTTGTTCAACATGTTGCAAAAGATAATCCAACTGTAAAGCACCTGTTAATCAATGCAAAACGAAGTTTTGATGGAAAAAAATTGATCATTGAAACTTCGGGAGAATTGTCTGCGGAAATTATTGAATCACATGGAACTATTAAAGGAATTAAGAGTTTCATTTTAAAAGAATTTAATCAACTATGTGAAGTGGAATGCATAACCGTAATCGACCATGTAGGCCCAGATCTTGATGACGATATTCTGACACCAGAGTATCTGGAAGCCCTGAATGATACAGGCAAATCTACAAAATCACAGGAAGTCAACAGTAGTCCAATTGTCTTTGGTCGCAATATCAAAGACACCCCACAGGTGATTAGTGCTATACAGGATGAGGCGCGCAATATCGTTGTGGAAGGAAAGATTGTAAATGTTGATACACGCGAACTTCGTTCCGGGCGCTTCTTACTAACATTTGATATAGCCGATTCTTCTGATGGGTTAAGTGCAAAGGTTTTTTTTGATGATAAAGATAAATTCGATAAAGCTGTTGGATCAGTTACAAAGGGAATGTTTGCTAAAGTAAAAGGAACAGTCCAATTTGACAAATATGCTAACGAATTAGTTATGTTTGCTGATAGTATGTGTCGTCTTGCTGTTTCCGAACGACAGGACAATGCTCCTGTAAAACGAGTCGAATTGCATGCCCACACCCATATGAGCAATATGGATGCAGTTGTATCTGTTAAACGACTGATTAATACAGCTGCCAAATGGGGACATTCTGCAATAGCAATCACCGACCATGGCGTTGTACAAGCTTTCCCCGAGGCTTGCGAGGTTGCAGCTAAGGCAAAAATTAAAGTCATCTATGGCATGGAAGGCTATCTTTTCAAAACAGAAATTAATCAAGCCAATCATATTGTTATATTAGCGCAAAATACTATCGGCTTGCGCAATTTATACCGCTTGGTATCTTTAGCGCATTTGAAATATCTGCACCGGACTCCCCGTATCCCTAAAGCCGTACTGGCTGAACATCGTGAAGGGTTAATCCTAGGTTCAGCATGCGAAGCAGGTGAATTGATCCAAGCAATTGTCAATGGAGCATCGGAAGAGGAATTAGTTGAAATAGCAAACTTTTATGACTACTTAGAAATACAGCCGATTGCAAATAATGCCTTTTTAGTTCGGGAAGGGCGTGTTCGCAATGATGATGAACTACGGCAGATTAATCTTAAAGTGTGCGAGCTGGGTGCAAAATTAAACAAACCAGTCGTTGCTACAGGTGATGTTCATTTTCTTAACCCCGAGGACGAAGTTTTTCGCCGGATTTTAATGGCAGGTAAAGGATTTTCTGATGCTGATAACCAGCCGCCGCTCTATTTCCGTACCACTGATGAAATGTTGCAGGAATTTAGCTATCTTGGTAAAGATAAAGCATATGAAGCAGTCGTAGAAAATCCTCAACGAATAGCCGATATGGTTGAGCGATTCAAACCTATTCCTGATGAGTTATATTCACCGCAAATACCGGGTGCCGAGGAACAAATTCGTTCCATGTCCTATCAGCAAGCCGAATCCTTATATGGCACGCCTTTACCCGAAGTGGTAGTTTCACGATTAAATTATGAATTAAATGCCATTATTAACAATGGGTTTGCAGTCTTGTATCTGATTGCTCATAAATTGGTTAAAAAATCGCTTGATGATGGATATTTAGTAGGCTCAAGGGGTTCTGTTGGTTCATCTTTTGTTGCAACAATGACAAATATTACCGAAGTAAATCCGTTGCCACCACACTGGATCTGTCCAAACTGTAAGTTTAGCGAATTTATTACCGATGGCAGCTATGGTGGGGGTTTTGATCTGCTAGACAAAAACTGTCCGCACTGTTCTACTTTATTGAAAAAAGATGGACATGATATACCCTTTGCCGTATTCATGGGCTTTCATGGTGATAAAGTTCCTGATATTGATTTGAATTTTTCTGGTGACTACCAACCGGTTGCCCACAAATATACCGAGGAATTGTTTGGTAAGGATAATGTTTTTCGAGCCGGTACAATTGCTACTATAGCCGACAAAACCGCTTTTGGATATGTAAAGAACTATTATACAGAAAAGGGATTACCTGTTCGCAATGCTTACATAAATAATGTTGTCGAGGGTTGTACAGGAGTTAAACGAACTACTGGCCAGCATCCTGGTGGAATCATGGTTGTTCCTAGAGACATGGATGTCCATCATTTTACACCAATTCAACGTCCTGCCGATGATAAAAATTCATCAACTATTACAACTCACTTCGATTATCATTCAATTAGCAGCCGTTTGGTTAAGCTAGACATACTCGGCCATGACGATCCGACCGTCATTAAAATGCTGGAAGATTTAACTGGGCGAGATCCCAAAACCATTCCCTTTGACGATGCACAAACTATGAGTCTGTTTTCTTCGACCCAGGCACTTAATCTTACGCCCAGTCAATTAGGTAGTACTGTCGGCACTTTTGGTATACCTGAGTTTGGCACCAAATTCGTTCGTCAGATGCTGGAGGATACCAAGCCGAAAACCTTCAGTGAACTAGTACGAATAAGCGGCTTTTCTCATGGAACTGACGTATGGTTGAATAACGCTCAAGATTTAATTAAAGCAGGTATCGCCAAATTATCTGATGCGATTTCTGCCCGTGATGATATCATGGTTTACCTCATACACCGCGGTGTAGACCCTCAAGATGCTTTTAAGATTATGGAAGGAGTGCGAAAAGGGAAAGGCGTTAAACCGGAGGATGTTGCAAAACTGCGTGATAAAAATGTACCAGAATGGTATATTGAATCTTGCCAGAAGATTAAATATATGTTCCCCAAAGCCCATGCCGTTGCTTACGTCATGATGGCTTTTCGAATTGCTTTTTGTAAAATTCATTATCCATTACCTTTCTATGCCTCCTATTTTAGTGTAAGGGCTACTGAGTTTGATGCTGATTTAATTGTGCAAGGTGAGCAAGCTCTGCGAAATAAACTGGCAGAATATGAGCAAAAGGGTAATACCTTGTCCGCAAAAGAAAAGAGCATGCAAACAATTGTTGAAATGGCACTAGAAATGTACCTGCGGAATTTCACCTTTGATAAGGTCGATCTGAATCGCTCAGATGCTACTCGCTTTCTCATTATTAACAATGGCTTGCTTCCGCCGCTGTCATCGCTCCAAGGTTTAGGCGATTCTGCTGCGCAAAATATAGTGTCAGCACGTCAAGATAAGCCATTCTCATCCATCGAGGACATTCGAGTACGCGGAAGAGCTTCCAAAACAGTGATTGACATCTTAAGAGGGCACGGTTGCCTAGACGAGTTGCCAGAGACCGATCAGATGATGCTTTTTGCCTAA